From Microbacterium croceum, a single genomic window includes:
- a CDS encoding AMP-dependent synthetase/ligase — protein sequence MVQFEVPAIVPADPQANVADLLVERVKATPDRALFSVPDGAGWRDISAADFQTAVVAVAKGFVAAGIQPGEKVGFLARTTYEWTLIDFALFYAGAVMVPIYETSSPSQIQWIMEDSGAIALIVESPEHFARVDEVRSELPLIREIWQLHLGAIDALTAQGASVDDAEIERRRSLAVGSDIATLIYTSGSTGRPKGCVLTHSNFVELSRNSAKALNEVVQTPGASTLLFITTAHVFARFISILDIHAGVRTGHQPDTRQLLPALGSFKPTFLLAVPRVFEKVYNSAEQKAEAGGKGKIFRAAADVAIEHSKLVEAGSKIPFGMKLKFALFDKLVYSKLREAMGGNVAYAVSGSAPLGSRLGHFFHSLGVVILEGYGLTETTAPATVNLADKSKIGTVGPALPGVGVRLADDGEIEVRGINVFKEYWNNEEATAEAFSEGGWFRTGDIGSFDSEGFLTITGRKKEIIVTAGGKNVAPAALEDPIRANPIIGQVVVVGDQKPFISALVTLDPEMLPTWLANNGLPSDLSLADASKNAAVRAEVQSAVDAANARVSRAESIRKFTILDSEWTEASGHLTPKLSIKRNVIMKDFADEISALYDEPVATTNVAIGG from the coding sequence GTGGTCCAGTTCGAAGTCCCCGCGATCGTCCCCGCCGACCCCCAAGCGAACGTCGCCGATCTTCTGGTCGAGCGCGTGAAGGCCACCCCTGATCGGGCTCTGTTCTCCGTGCCCGACGGCGCAGGCTGGCGCGACATCTCCGCCGCCGACTTCCAGACGGCCGTCGTCGCCGTGGCGAAGGGATTCGTCGCCGCCGGCATTCAGCCCGGCGAGAAGGTCGGCTTCCTGGCGCGAACCACCTACGAGTGGACCCTGATCGACTTCGCCCTCTTCTACGCCGGCGCGGTGATGGTCCCCATCTACGAGACCAGCTCTCCCTCGCAGATCCAGTGGATCATGGAGGACTCCGGGGCGATCGCCCTCATCGTCGAGTCCCCCGAGCACTTCGCCCGTGTCGATGAAGTGCGCAGCGAACTGCCACTGATCCGCGAGATCTGGCAGCTGCACCTGGGCGCGATCGACGCCCTCACCGCGCAGGGAGCATCGGTCGACGATGCGGAGATCGAGCGACGCCGCAGTCTGGCCGTCGGCTCCGACATCGCGACGCTCATCTACACGTCCGGCTCGACCGGCCGCCCCAAGGGCTGTGTGCTGACGCACAGCAACTTCGTCGAGCTCTCCCGCAACTCGGCGAAGGCGTTGAACGAGGTCGTGCAGACGCCCGGCGCGTCCACCCTGCTTTTCATCACGACCGCGCACGTGTTCGCACGGTTCATCTCTATCCTCGACATCCACGCCGGAGTCCGCACGGGTCACCAGCCCGACACCCGTCAGCTGCTGCCCGCACTCGGATCGTTTAAGCCGACCTTTCTCCTCGCTGTCCCTCGCGTGTTCGAGAAGGTCTACAACTCGGCTGAGCAGAAGGCGGAGGCCGGAGGCAAGGGCAAGATCTTCCGCGCCGCGGCCGACGTCGCGATCGAGCACTCCAAGCTCGTCGAGGCCGGTTCGAAGATCCCGTTCGGGATGAAGCTCAAGTTCGCGCTGTTCGACAAGCTGGTCTACAGCAAGCTGCGCGAGGCCATGGGCGGCAACGTCGCATACGCGGTCTCCGGGTCCGCCCCGCTCGGCTCGCGCCTCGGCCACTTCTTCCACAGCCTCGGCGTGGTCATCCTCGAGGGCTACGGCCTGACCGAGACGACCGCTCCCGCGACCGTGAACCTGGCGGACAAGTCGAAGATCGGCACGGTCGGCCCCGCCCTCCCCGGCGTCGGAGTGCGCCTGGCGGATGACGGCGAGATCGAGGTCCGCGGCATCAACGTGTTCAAGGAGTACTGGAACAACGAAGAGGCGACCGCCGAGGCGTTCAGCGAGGGCGGCTGGTTCCGCACCGGCGACATCGGCAGCTTCGACTCCGAGGGGTTCCTCACCATCACCGGTCGCAAGAAGGAGATCATCGTGACCGCGGGCGGCAAGAACGTGGCCCCGGCCGCGCTCGAGGACCCCATCCGTGCGAACCCGATCATCGGGCAGGTCGTCGTGGTCGGAGATCAGAAGCCGTTCATCTCGGCGCTGGTCACCCTCGACCCGGAGATGCTGCCGACCTGGCTGGCCAACAACGGCCTCCCGTCAGATCTTTCGCTCGCAGACGCCTCGAAGAACGCGGCCGTCCGCGCTGAGGTGCAGAGCGCGGTGGACGCCGCCAACGCACGTGTCTCCCGCGCCGAGTCGATCCGCAAGTTCACGATCCTCGACTCCGAGTGGACCGAGGCCTCAGGTCACCTCACCCCGAAGCTCTCGATCAAGCGCAACGTGATCATGAAGGACTTCGCCGACGAGATCTCCGCACTCTACGACGAGCCGGTCGCCACGACCAACGTCGCCATCGGCGGCTGA
- a CDS encoding lysophospholipid acyltransferase family protein: MFYWLMKYVVIGPVVKGIFRPWIVGRNNVPANGAAILASNHLSFADSIFLPLVIDRRMSFLAKSDYFTGRGPKGWATKFFMKATGQLPIDRSGGKASEASLNTGLQVLGGGDLLGIYPEGTRSPDGKLYRGRTGIARMALEAKVPVIPVVMVDTDTAMPIGQRLPRVVRVGIVIGEPLDFSRYAGMENDRYILRSVTDEIMVALQRLGQQHYEDVYASTVKDRLPSRVTQRS; this comes from the coding sequence ATGTTCTACTGGCTGATGAAGTACGTGGTGATCGGCCCCGTGGTCAAAGGGATCTTCCGCCCCTGGATCGTGGGCCGCAACAACGTGCCCGCGAATGGAGCGGCCATCCTGGCCAGCAACCACCTCTCGTTCGCCGACTCGATCTTCCTCCCGCTGGTGATCGACCGTCGGATGTCGTTCCTCGCGAAGAGCGACTACTTCACCGGGCGAGGCCCCAAGGGCTGGGCGACGAAGTTCTTCATGAAGGCGACGGGGCAGTTGCCGATCGACCGCTCCGGGGGCAAGGCCTCGGAGGCGTCGTTGAACACCGGGCTGCAGGTGCTCGGGGGCGGCGATCTGCTCGGCATCTATCCCGAAGGCACGCGCAGCCCCGACGGCAAGCTCTACCGCGGTCGCACCGGCATCGCTCGAATGGCGCTGGAGGCGAAGGTCCCGGTCATCCCCGTCGTGATGGTCGACACCGACACCGCGATGCCGATCGGACAGCGTCTGCCCCGCGTCGTGCGCGTCGGGATCGTGATCGGCGAACCCCTCGACTTCTCCCGTTACGCCGGCATGGAGAACGACCGCTACATCCTCCGCTCCGTCACAGACGAGATCATGGTCGCCCTCCAGCGGCTCGGGCAACAGCACTACGAGGACGTCTACGCGTCGACCGTGAAGGACCGCCTTCCGTCGCGCGTCACGCAGCGGTCCTGA
- a CDS encoding class II 3-deoxy-7-phosphoheptulonate synthase, with the protein MLPHDIDALDAWRSLPIKQQPQWHDAARVAEVSTQIAGLPPLVFAGEVDNLRDRLARAASGRAFLLQGGDCAETFAGATAEQIRNRIKTVLQMAVVLTYGASMPIVKMGRMAGQFAKPRSSDTETRGDVTLPAYRGDIVNGYDFTEGSRQADPGRLLQGYHTAASTLNLIRAFTQGGFADLREVHSWNKGFAQNPANQRYERMAAEIDRAIKFMEAAGADFDELKRVEFFTGHEGLLMDYERPMTRIDSRTDTPYNTSAHFLWIGERTRDLDGAHVDYFSKIRNPIGVKLGPTTSPDTALALIDKLDPNREPGRLTFITRMGAGKIRDALPPLLEAVRESGAQPLWVTDPMHGNGITTPTGYKTRRFDDVVDEVRGFFEAHRAVGTFPGGIHVELTGDDVTECLGGSEQIDEAALGTRYESLCDPRLNHMQSLELAFLVAEELEKR; encoded by the coding sequence ATGCTCCCGCACGACATCGACGCCCTGGACGCGTGGCGCTCGCTTCCCATCAAACAGCAGCCGCAGTGGCACGACGCCGCCCGCGTGGCAGAGGTCTCCACGCAGATCGCCGGGCTTCCGCCTCTGGTCTTCGCCGGCGAGGTCGACAACCTCCGGGATCGTCTCGCTCGTGCGGCATCCGGCAGGGCATTCCTGCTGCAGGGCGGCGACTGCGCCGAGACCTTCGCCGGTGCGACCGCGGAGCAGATCCGCAACCGCATCAAGACCGTTCTACAGATGGCCGTCGTCCTGACCTATGGCGCGTCGATGCCGATCGTCAAGATGGGCCGGATGGCCGGACAGTTCGCCAAGCCGCGCTCGAGCGACACCGAGACTCGAGGCGATGTGACGTTGCCCGCCTACCGCGGTGACATCGTCAACGGATACGACTTCACGGAGGGCTCGCGCCAGGCCGACCCCGGCCGGCTGCTGCAGGGGTACCACACCGCGGCATCCACCCTGAACCTCATCCGTGCGTTCACGCAGGGTGGCTTCGCCGACCTCCGCGAGGTGCACTCGTGGAACAAGGGCTTCGCGCAGAACCCGGCGAACCAGCGCTACGAGCGCATGGCGGCCGAGATCGACCGTGCGATCAAGTTCATGGAGGCCGCCGGTGCGGACTTCGACGAGCTGAAGCGCGTCGAGTTCTTCACCGGTCATGAGGGTCTGCTCATGGACTACGAGCGGCCGATGACCCGCATCGACTCCCGCACGGATACGCCGTACAACACCTCGGCGCACTTCCTCTGGATCGGTGAGCGCACGCGCGACCTCGACGGCGCGCACGTCGACTACTTCTCGAAGATCCGCAACCCCATCGGCGTCAAGCTCGGGCCGACCACGTCGCCCGACACGGCGCTCGCGCTGATCGACAAGCTCGACCCGAACCGTGAGCCCGGTCGCCTGACCTTCATCACGCGCATGGGGGCCGGCAAGATCCGCGACGCGCTCCCGCCGCTGCTGGAGGCCGTCCGTGAATCGGGCGCACAGCCGCTGTGGGTCACCGACCCGATGCACGGCAACGGCATCACCACGCCGACCGGATACAAGACCCGTCGTTTCGACGATGTCGTCGACGAGGTCCGCGGCTTCTTCGAGGCGCACCGCGCAGTGGGCACGTTCCCCGGCGGCATCCATGTCGAGCTGACCGGCGACGACGTCACGGAGTGCCTGGGCGGGTCCGAGCAGATCGACGAGGCCGCACTCGGAACCCGCTACGAGAGCCTGTGCGACCCGCGCCTGAACCACATGCAGTCGCTCGAGCTCGCCTTCCTCGTGGCAGAGGAGCTCGAGAAGCGCTGA